One part of the Novipirellula galeiformis genome encodes these proteins:
- a CDS encoding SDR family NAD(P)-dependent oxidoreductase, which produces MNLELNNKTALVTASTGGIGLAIATRLAAEGATTIVNGRSEASVDTAIGKIRESQPKADLIGLVSDNGTAEGVARTIAEHPQIDILVNNLGIFEAVDFFDLTDEAWQHIFDINVMSGVRLARHYLKEMLEQNTGRIIFISSESGVVPAPEMPHYAMTKTAQLAVSRSLAQLTKGSSVTVNTVMPGSTLTPGVKEFVSNLFPDEPYDSAEKRFMADNRPTSLIQRLIEPEEIANMVAFVASPLASAINGAPIRVDGGLIPTIA; this is translated from the coding sequence ATGAATCTTGAACTCAACAATAAAACAGCACTGGTCACCGCATCAACAGGCGGAATCGGTCTGGCGATCGCGACTCGCCTGGCTGCCGAAGGGGCAACAACAATCGTCAACGGTCGCAGCGAAGCGAGCGTCGACACGGCGATTGGAAAAATTCGCGAGAGTCAACCGAAGGCCGACTTGATCGGGCTGGTTTCCGACAATGGGACGGCCGAAGGCGTCGCACGAACCATCGCCGAACATCCGCAGATCGATATCTTGGTCAACAATCTGGGCATTTTCGAAGCGGTTGATTTTTTCGACCTGACGGACGAAGCGTGGCAGCACATCTTTGACATCAACGTGATGAGCGGTGTGCGTCTTGCACGGCATTATCTGAAGGAAATGCTGGAGCAAAACACAGGACGCATCATCTTCATCAGCAGCGAATCCGGCGTCGTGCCCGCTCCGGAAATGCCTCACTACGCGATGACGAAAACGGCACAACTTGCCGTCTCGCGTAGTCTGGCTCAATTGACCAAGGGAAGCTCCGTTACCGTGAACACCGTCATGCCTGGATCGACGTTAACGCCAGGTGTGAAGGAATTCGTCAGCAACCTTTTCCCCGACGAGCCCTACGATTCGGCTGAGAAGCGATTCATGGCAGACAATCGGCCGACCTCGTTGATTCAGAGATTGATAGAACCGGAAGAGATTGCCAACATGGTTGCGTTTGTTGCCAGCCCACTCGCATCGGCTATCAATGGAGCACCCATACGAGTCGACGGAGGACTCATTC
- a CDS encoding AraC family transcriptional regulator, producing the protein MKHFKVRGSADDGITVHQWESVEHTWPNHSHPEYKLGVSEGGTGTFFYRGQRYFTGPGKLLVIHPNEVHSCTATGAWRYLYAAPNVIASIVRTFDRNGDIEPLLLPPVIDDTQLVELVLQAHRAMDDGDPQLDQESAFYEAICELLVRHASMPDIPKKRGRANIRRVKESLEAKFRENVSLHELAQLAGTSAPYLSRVFSKEVGIPIQAYLSQIRVRRAQQMLMAGETLANVAYAAGFADQSHFTRHFKRFIGVAPGAYSKAVNPSSNS; encoded by the coding sequence GTGAAGCATTTTAAAGTTCGTGGTTCTGCCGACGACGGGATTACGGTGCATCAATGGGAGTCGGTCGAACACACTTGGCCGAATCACTCACACCCTGAATACAAACTGGGTGTTTCCGAAGGCGGGACAGGGACGTTTTTCTATCGTGGCCAGCGATACTTTACCGGACCGGGGAAGCTGCTTGTCATTCACCCCAATGAAGTGCATTCGTGCACGGCTACCGGCGCGTGGCGTTATCTCTATGCTGCCCCGAACGTCATCGCCAGTATCGTCAGGACGTTTGACCGCAACGGTGATATCGAACCATTGTTGCTGCCCCCGGTCATCGACGACACGCAACTTGTGGAGCTCGTTTTGCAGGCTCACCGGGCGATGGACGACGGAGATCCGCAGTTGGATCAGGAATCAGCCTTTTATGAAGCCATCTGCGAGCTTTTAGTGCGGCACGCATCAATGCCGGACATTCCGAAAAAGCGGGGACGTGCGAACATTCGCAGAGTCAAGGAGAGCTTGGAAGCGAAATTCCGCGAGAATGTCTCGCTTCACGAACTCGCCCAATTGGCTGGGACATCCGCCCCGTATCTAAGCCGCGTCTTCTCCAAAGAGGTCGGCATTCCCATCCAGGCCTATCTCTCTCAAATCCGAGTGCGTCGTGCGCAGCAGATGTTGATGGCCGGTGAGACGCTGGCTAATGTCGCCTACGCTGCCGGTTTCGCGGACCAGTCGCACTTCACGCGGCATTTCAAACGATTCATCGGGGTCGCGCCGGGAGCGTATTCCAAGGCGGTGAATCCATCGAGCAACTCCTGA
- a CDS encoding VOC family protein translates to MESRSFGFDTLQAAISVVHADTPTGAKTNWNQLVALYSVFLQIDPSPVVDLNWAVAVAMEDGPDASIAIIDACFGRGESVGNHLAHSARGELLRRAGQTLTLYVDDVDAFAEQAFAAGMTVKKELADQFYGDRMVTLNDPYGYDW, encoded by the coding sequence TTGGAGTCGCGGAGTTTCGGTTTCGACACACTGCAAGCGGCAATCTCAGTCGTGCATGCGGATACGCCGACGGGGGCCAAAACGAACTGGAACCAACTTGTCGCCCTGTATTCGGTTTTCCTTCAAATTGATCCATCACCCGTGGTCGATTTGAATTGGGCGGTCGCTGTGGCAATGGAAGACGGTCCCGACGCCAGCATTGCGATCATCGACGCGTGTTTTGGGCGGGGCGAATCGGTCGGAAACCATCTCGCGCACTCCGCGCGCGGAGAACTTCTTCGGCGAGCTGGCCAGACGCTGACTCTCTATGTCGATGATGTGGATGCGTTTGCCGAACAGGCCTTCGCCGCCGGGATGACCGTCAAGAAGGAGTTGGCCGACCAGTTCTACGGCGACCGAATGGTCACGCTGAACGATCCCTACGGCTACGACTGGTGA